The genomic segment ACGACCGGCGTGGCCGGCGCAGCACCGCGGATCGGGGTGATGACGCCGCCGAGCGCCTGGTAGTCCTCGCCGGTGATCGCGGCCTCGACGGTGACGCCCTGATAGGTGGCGATGAACGGGGTGCCGGTCTGGTTGACCGACACGACCCGGGTCACCGGGCCGGTCAAGCCGTCGCGGTGGAAGACGGCGAGCACGGCGCCCACGCCGTCGGGGGTGCAGTAGGGCCGGCTGCCGTCGACGTTCTCGAGCTTGCCGACGGCCAGGCTCCGTTCGCAGACCCGGGTGAGCAGGCTCGGCGAGGCGACCTCGGGATCGTCGGAGAGGGTGTCGACCACGCTTTCCGGGCCCAGGTTCGACGCGCCGGTCGACGTGGGGTCGTAACCGTCACCGGCCGCGGACGGCCGGCTCTGGAAGTACTTCGGGACGGGGTTGCCATCGGCGTCGGTGAAGGACTGGCCGATCAGGCTGCTACCGCTCGAACCGATCAGCGAGCCGTCCGCCCGGTCGGACAGGCCGGGCACCCGGCCGATCGCGACGAAGGCCAGCGGGTACGCCAGGCCGAGCAGGACGGTGAGGACGAGCAGCGCACGCAGCGCCGCGAGATGCTGGCCGAGCCAGGCCGGAAGTCGCATGTCAATTCCGATTCAGGGTGGCG from the Paractinoplanes abujensis genome contains:
- a CDS encoding potassium-transporting ATPase subunit C; this translates as MRLPAWLGQHLAALRALLVLTVLLGLAYPLAFVAIGRVPGLSDRADGSLIGSSGSSLIGQSFTDADGNPVPKYFQSRPSAAGDGYDPTSTGASNLGPESVVDTLSDDPEVASPSLLTRVCERSLAVGKLENVDGSRPYCTPDGVGAVLAVFHRDGLTGPVTRVVSVNQTGTPFIATYQGVTVEAAITGEDYQALGGVITPIRGAAPATPVVPADAVTASGSGVDPDISPGYAELQAPRIARERGLTQDQVRELIEEHTDGRALGFLGEPAVNVLDLNLALDGR